From a single Nicotiana tomentosiformis chromosome 2, ASM39032v3, whole genome shotgun sequence genomic region:
- the LOC104104383 gene encoding katanin p60 ATPase-containing subunit A1-like, whose translation MYKTPSPRTFDCCIQEKVSGEAKAESKYCLEKEILDTNPGVRWDDVAGLNEAKRLLQEGIRRPWRGVLMFGPPGTGKTLLAKAVATECGTTFLNISCSSLLGKWYGESERRVRCLFDLARAHAPSTIFIYEIDSLCSARGFNSSGKTSSTLNLFLRASGEHEVSRRVKSELLVQIDGLNNSTNNTAGKPVTVFAATNFPWGLDEAQG comes from the exons ATGTACAAGACTCCTTCACCCAGAACTTTTGATTGCTGCATCCAAGAAAAAGTCAGTGGGGAGGCTAAAGCTGAATCCAAATATTG TCTTGAAAAGGAAATATTGGATACTAATCCAGGGGTGAGATGGGATGATGTTGCAGGACTTAATGAAGCAAAGCGGCTTTTACAGGAA GGAATCAGGAGACCTTGGAGAGGAGTTCTTATGTTTGGTCCTCCTGGCACAGGGAAAACACTATTGGCCAAAGCTGTTGCTACAGAGTGTGGAACAACATTTCTGAATATTTCTTGTTCTTCATTGTTGGGAAAATGGTACGGGGAGAGTGAACGACGGGTACGGTGCTTATTTGATCTTGCCCGTGCTCATGCTCCAAGTACAATTTTCATTTATGAGATTGATTCTCTTTGCAGTGCCAGAGG ttttaattcTAGTGGTAAAACTTCATCAACTCTGAACCTGTTCCTTAGGGCTTCTGGAGAGCATGAAGTATCCCGAAGGGTGAAGTCTGAACTTCTAGTTCAGATCGATGGGTTAAACAACTCCACTAATAATACAGCAGGCAAACCGGTCACAGTTTTTGCAGCAACAAATTTTCCCTGGGGTCTTGATGAGGCACAAGGTTAA